One stretch of Caldinitratiruptor microaerophilus DNA includes these proteins:
- a CDS encoding dipeptide ABC transporter ATP-binding protein: MAGTATGLRAGAAAPGPGGDSDQPLLRVRNLTVAYGGSGAAASTRAGAGPQVASPGPGEVLALDGVSLDVASGETVALVGESGCGKSTLALSLLRLLPPGGRIVRGSVHLDGQDLLALPEPDLDGLRGSTLALVPQDALSSLNPFLTVGSQIAEAIDPRREQPRAWVRRRAAELLALAGVPDPSARLRQYPHQLSGGLRQRVLIAMALARSPRLLIADEPTTALDATLRVQILDLIRRLQRDLNLAVLLITHDLRTAAALARQLVVMYAGRVVEAGPAADVLRHPAHPYTAELLAALPEPGHRAGSGAAAIPGLPPAPGEVPEGCPYAPRCPVVLPVCRVNRPPLTRLQPGREAACWQVRPQDGGPAAVSPVQVSRVTAGSGCGRAVQPEALEPPGAPRGGGQPEPLVELDAVVKVFRVGDFLGRQVVRAVDGVSLAIAPGESLVLVGESGCGKTTLGRLILRLYVPDSGRVRYGSEDVSTLPERVLRRRFRREVSAVFQDPRGSLNPRLPAALAVAEPLLAHGVPRREATARARELLARVGLGGTLADRLPHELSGGQRQRVGIARALALAPRLVVADEPFSSLDASVQASIAVLLQELREERGLTLLTITHDLALSRYLADRVAVMYRGQLVELGPAETVFTRPAHPYTRTLLAADRGILTTGAGGGDGSFFSVDGIPGGSTPPPGCRFHPCCPYRGPSCGEVPPALAFVGTGHQVACHFPLDGRD, encoded by the coding sequence ATGGCGGGGACCGCAACGGGCCTCCGGGCGGGCGCCGCTGCCCCCGGCCCGGGTGGGGACTCGGACCAGCCACTCCTCCGCGTGCGCAACCTGACCGTGGCCTACGGGGGGTCGGGCGCTGCCGCGTCAACGCGTGCCGGCGCCGGGCCCCAAGTCGCGTCGCCGGGGCCTGGCGAGGTGCTCGCGCTCGACGGCGTCTCGCTCGACGTGGCATCCGGCGAGACGGTGGCGCTGGTGGGGGAATCGGGGTGCGGGAAGAGCACCCTCGCCCTGTCGCTCCTGCGGCTGCTGCCGCCGGGCGGCCGGATCGTGCGGGGCTCGGTGCACCTGGACGGCCAGGACCTCCTCGCACTGCCGGAACCCGACCTGGACGGGTTGCGCGGTTCCACCCTGGCCCTGGTGCCGCAAGACGCCCTGTCCTCTCTGAACCCGTTCCTCACGGTGGGAAGCCAGATCGCGGAGGCCATCGACCCCCGGCGCGAGCAGCCCCGGGCGTGGGTCCGGCGGCGGGCCGCCGAGCTGCTCGCACTGGCTGGAGTGCCCGATCCCTCCGCCCGGCTCCGCCAGTACCCGCACCAGCTCAGCGGCGGTCTCCGGCAGCGGGTGCTGATCGCCATGGCGCTCGCCCGCTCGCCCCGGCTCCTGATCGCCGACGAGCCCACCACGGCCCTGGATGCCACGCTGCGTGTGCAGATCCTGGACCTCATCCGGCGCCTGCAGCGGGACCTGAACCTGGCCGTGCTGCTGATCACCCACGACCTCCGGACCGCCGCCGCCCTCGCCCGTCAGTTGGTGGTGATGTACGCGGGCCGGGTGGTGGAGGCGGGGCCGGCCGCCGACGTCCTCCGCCACCCCGCGCACCCGTACACGGCCGAGCTCCTCGCAGCGCTCCCGGAGCCTGGACACCGGGCGGGGTCGGGGGCCGCCGCCATTCCCGGTCTGCCCCCGGCACCGGGGGAAGTCCCGGAAGGCTGCCCGTATGCGCCGCGCTGCCCGGTCGTGCTGCCGGTCTGCCGGGTGAACCGCCCTCCTCTCACGCGGCTGCAACCGGGCCGGGAGGCTGCCTGCTGGCAGGTCCGGCCGCAGGACGGCGGACCGGCCGCCGTGTCACCGGTACAAGTGTCCCGGGTCACCGCGGGCTCGGGGTGCGGCCGCGCGGTGCAGCCGGAGGCTCTGGAGCCACCCGGCGCACCCCGAGGCGGGGGGCAGCCCGAGCCGCTGGTCGAACTGGATGCCGTGGTCAAGGTCTTCCGCGTGGGCGACTTCCTGGGCCGCCAGGTCGTGCGGGCAGTGGACGGGGTCAGCCTGGCGATCGCCCCCGGCGAGAGTCTGGTCCTCGTCGGGGAAAGCGGATGCGGGAAGACGACACTCGGCCGGCTGATACTGCGCCTCTACGTGCCGGACTCCGGGCGGGTGCGCTACGGAAGTGAGGACGTCTCCACGCTGCCGGAGCGGGTCTTGCGCCGGCGCTTCCGGCGTGAGGTATCCGCCGTGTTCCAGGATCCTCGCGGCTCGCTGAACCCGCGGCTGCCGGCCGCCCTGGCGGTAGCCGAGCCGCTCCTGGCCCACGGAGTCCCCCGGCGCGAGGCGACTGCCAGGGCGCGGGAACTCCTCGCCCGGGTCGGCCTCGGCGGCACCCTGGCCGATCGCCTTCCACACGAGCTCAGCGGCGGCCAGCGGCAGCGGGTCGGGATCGCCCGCGCCCTGGCGCTGGCGCCCCGGCTCGTGGTGGCCGACGAGCCCTTCTCGTCCCTGGACGCCTCCGTCCAGGCCTCCATCGCCGTCCTGCTCCAGGAGCTGCGCGAGGAGAGGGGGCTGACGCTCCTGACCATCACGCACGACCTCGCCCTCTCGCGGTACCTGGCCGACCGGGTGGCGGTCATGTACCGGGGTCAGCTCGTGGAGCTGGGGCCGGCGGAGACCGTGTTCACCCGCCCAGCCCACCCGTACACGCGGACGCTTCTGGCCGCCGACCGGGGCATCCTGACCACCGGCGCGGGTGGTGGGGACGGTTCCTTCTTCTCCGTGGACGGCATCCCGGGCGGCAGCACGCCACCCCCGGGCTGCCGGTTTCACCCCTGCTGCCCGTACCGCGGCCCCTCGTGCGGGGAGGTTCCGCCCGCCCTGGCATTCGTGGGCACGGGCCACCAGGTCGCCTGTCACTTCCCGCTGGATGGGAGAGACTGA
- a CDS encoding ABC transporter permease, translating into MPPAASQDSRRAAAHAAMAAAPALPAGGRPWRTSGAHRSRLRTGLRSGSAAAGGLLVLGLALLALLAPWLTPADPLNGDVHARLLPPGPGHPLGTDPLGRDLLARLLYGGRYSLGAAGVVATATLLLGLTVGIVAGYFKGWVDAVLMRLADLVRAFPGRILALVLVGALGPGLKSLMLAMVAVSWVSQARLVRGLTLAAREQEYVLAARVCGLRPVAIVLRHILPAVLPQVAVVMALDMSWFLMSLSAFSLLGLGVQPPAPEWGMMVSEARPYFRTHPHLLLWPGVAIMLAVLGFTLLGEGLRDAWDPHRRGVRP; encoded by the coding sequence ATGCCACCAGCCGCTAGCCAGGATAGCCGGCGGGCCGCGGCACACGCCGCCATGGCGGCGGCGCCGGCCCTGCCGGCCGGTGGCCGTCCCTGGAGAACATCCGGCGCGCACCGGTCCAGGTTGCGGACCGGTCTGCGCTCCGGCTCCGCCGCGGCAGGGGGGCTGCTCGTCCTGGGGCTGGCCCTGCTCGCCCTCCTCGCGCCGTGGCTGACGCCCGCCGATCCCCTGAACGGTGACGTTCACGCCCGCCTGCTGCCTCCGGGGCCGGGCCACCCCCTGGGCACGGATCCGCTGGGACGGGATCTCCTGGCCCGCCTCCTGTACGGCGGTCGTTACTCCCTGGGGGCCGCCGGAGTGGTGGCTACCGCGACCCTGCTCCTCGGGCTCACGGTGGGAATCGTGGCGGGCTACTTCAAAGGCTGGGTGGACGCGGTCCTCATGCGCCTGGCGGACCTGGTGCGGGCCTTCCCGGGACGCATCCTGGCGCTGGTCCTGGTAGGGGCCCTGGGCCCGGGCCTCAAGAGTCTGATGCTCGCCATGGTCGCCGTATCCTGGGTCTCCCAGGCCCGGCTCGTGCGGGGCCTCACCCTGGCTGCACGGGAGCAGGAGTACGTTCTGGCCGCCCGGGTCTGCGGCCTCCGGCCCGTGGCGATCGTGCTCCGGCACATTCTTCCGGCCGTGCTGCCGCAGGTGGCCGTGGTGATGGCCCTGGATATGAGCTGGTTTCTCATGTCCCTCTCGGCCTTCTCGCTCCTGGGACTCGGCGTGCAGCCGCCGGCGCCCGAATGGGGGATGATGGTCAGCGAGGCCCGCCCTTATTTCCGCACCCACCCCCACCTGCTCCTGTGGCCCGGCGTCGCGATCATGCTGGCCGTGCTGGGGTTCACGCTCCTGGGCGAGGGCCTGCGGGACGCCTGGGACCCGCACCGCCGGGGAGTGAGGCCATGA
- a CDS encoding ABC transporter permease, whose product MPAALGHAFRRLLALPAVLVGVTLLTFLLTGLIPGDVAEELILRSGGQPTPEAVAALRAQLGLDDPGPVRYLRWLARVARLDLGQSWQTGEPVGPLLLERLQATLVLTGTALTVGVGVALGLGTWAAARPGGLADRLALGTTLLLRCTPDFVLGFVLLYFLAVRWPVLPLTGAGTWRHLVLPALVLGLGLGATQARLLRASLLEVLREPFIAAARARGLGRRTVLLRHALRAALVPVVTSLGNATGFLLGGSVVVEAIFGWPGVGQLAVRAVGTRDLPVLQGYALAMATLVVVVNLAVDLSYPLLDPRIAVEGGERDATSR is encoded by the coding sequence GTGCCCGCCGCCCTGGGCCACGCCTTCCGGCGCCTGCTGGCGCTGCCGGCCGTGCTGGTGGGCGTCACCCTCCTCACGTTCCTCCTCACGGGGCTGATCCCGGGCGATGTGGCCGAAGAGCTCATCCTCCGCAGCGGAGGGCAGCCTACCCCGGAGGCCGTGGCGGCGCTACGGGCCCAGCTGGGACTGGACGACCCCGGCCCCGTGCGGTACCTGCGCTGGCTGGCGCGGGTGGCGCGCCTGGACCTGGGGCAGTCGTGGCAGACCGGGGAGCCGGTGGGCCCCCTCCTCCTGGAGCGCCTCCAGGCCACGCTGGTCCTGACGGGCACTGCCCTCACCGTCGGTGTGGGGGTGGCCCTGGGGCTCGGGACATGGGCCGCAGCGCGCCCGGGCGGCCTGGCGGACCGCCTCGCCCTGGGAACCACCCTCCTCCTCAGGTGCACGCCGGACTTCGTGCTGGGTTTCGTGCTGCTGTACTTCCTGGCCGTGCGCTGGCCCGTGCTCCCGCTCACCGGTGCCGGCACGTGGCGACACCTGGTGTTGCCCGCCCTCGTGCTGGGGCTGGGCCTGGGCGCCACCCAGGCCCGGCTCCTGCGGGCAAGCCTCCTGGAGGTCCTGCGTGAGCCCTTCATCGCCGCCGCCCGGGCCCGGGGCCTGGGGCGGCGGACGGTCTTGCTGCGCCACGCCCTGCGGGCCGCTCTGGTGCCGGTGGTGACCTCCCTCGGGAACGCCACGGGCTTCCTCCTGGGCGGCTCGGTCGTCGTGGAGGCGATCTTCGGCTGGCCCGGGGTGGGACAGCTGGCCGTGCGGGCCGTCGGTACGCGCGACCTCCCGGTGCTCCAGGGGTACGCCCTGGCCATGGCCACCCTGGTGGTGGTGGTGAACTTGGCTGTGGACCTGTCCTACCCCCTCCTGGATCCCCGCATCGCCGTGGAGGGAGGGGAACGCGATGCCACCAGCCGCTAG
- a CDS encoding ABC transporter substrate-binding protein yields the protein MKGYRKGLVSTLLTLGLLTMAACGRPPAVGGGTGEGAHGGHEAHGQAAAGSAAGAPAGAAGGQRLRIAIGHGLDYVGVDPLGPGRENTLLATIIYEPLLLETADGKLEPALAERWESDPTGTHWTFHLRRGVTFHDGTPFDARAVVRAYERHLRDPEKARRLGEPRVEIVDDYTVSFHLNRPHAPFLSVVGSFSTVIPGPNAYGSDGNLVKPVGTGPFQVTRFTREHVLLARYEKHWRQVPALEEVEVKYIPDPATMILALEAGEVDVIGADGYGVPRNEIRRLEADPRFRVLVNTKDAALEWIGFNLHRPPFDDLRVRQAFNYAVDREAITRQVLEGYAVPARGPIGYDASIPWTNTAIEGYRHHPERARALLEEAGWKDTDGDGIRERDGRPLRATLLFEPTRDWKLVAEALRTQLRQVGMDLRLEMRDGALIRDLQKKGDFEAAAQGSIGKSLVDPYYYLVWYYSSRGRGSLLHDPGLDGLIARSLSTLDPGERERLYHEIQARIMEILPGAYLYHPARVTVVRADVEGWESAGTMDPLRFLWKVSRRGGR from the coding sequence ATGAAGGGTTACAGGAAGGGACTCGTATCCACACTCCTCACGCTCGGCCTCTTGACCATGGCCGCCTGTGGCCGGCCCCCGGCGGTCGGTGGCGGCACGGGCGAAGGTGCGCACGGCGGCCACGAGGCCCACGGTCAGGCCGCCGCGGGCTCGGCTGCCGGTGCGCCCGCCGGTGCGGCCGGTGGCCAGCGTCTGCGGATCGCCATCGGCCACGGCCTCGACTACGTCGGGGTGGACCCGTTGGGCCCCGGGCGCGAGAACACCTTGCTGGCGACCATCATCTACGAGCCGCTCCTCCTCGAGACCGCGGACGGGAAGCTGGAGCCCGCCCTGGCCGAGCGGTGGGAGTCCGACCCGACCGGCACGCACTGGACCTTCCACCTCCGCCGCGGGGTGACCTTCCACGACGGCACCCCTTTCGACGCCCGTGCCGTTGTCCGGGCCTACGAGCGGCACCTCCGGGACCCCGAGAAAGCCCGCCGGCTGGGCGAACCCCGCGTCGAGATCGTGGACGACTACACCGTGAGCTTCCACCTGAACCGGCCCCACGCCCCCTTCCTCAGCGTCGTGGGCAGCTTTTCCACGGTGATTCCGGGCCCGAACGCGTACGGCAGTGACGGCAACCTCGTGAAGCCGGTCGGTACCGGTCCGTTCCAGGTGACGCGTTTCACCCGGGAGCACGTGCTGCTGGCCCGCTATGAGAAGCACTGGAGGCAGGTGCCGGCGCTCGAAGAGGTCGAGGTGAAGTACATCCCCGACCCCGCCACGATGATCCTGGCGCTGGAAGCCGGGGAGGTCGATGTCATCGGGGCCGACGGGTACGGCGTTCCCCGGAACGAGATCCGCCGCCTGGAAGCGGACCCGCGCTTCCGCGTGCTGGTCAACACGAAGGACGCCGCGCTCGAGTGGATCGGCTTCAACCTGCACCGGCCGCCCTTCGACGACCTGCGGGTGCGTCAGGCCTTCAACTATGCTGTCGACCGGGAGGCCATCACCCGGCAGGTCCTGGAGGGCTACGCCGTTCCGGCCCGGGGGCCGATCGGCTACGACGCAAGCATCCCCTGGACCAACACCGCCATCGAGGGGTACCGCCACCACCCCGAGCGGGCCCGGGCGCTCCTGGAGGAGGCGGGCTGGAAAGACACGGACGGCGACGGTATCCGGGAACGGGACGGTCGTCCTCTCCGCGCCACCCTTCTCTTCGAACCCACCCGGGACTGGAAACTGGTGGCCGAGGCCCTTCGCACCCAGCTCCGGCAGGTCGGCATGGACCTGAGGCTGGAGATGCGCGACGGAGCCCTCATCCGGGACCTACAGAAGAAGGGCGATTTCGAGGCGGCGGCTCAGGGGAGCATCGGCAAGAGCCTGGTGGATCCCTACTATTACCTGGTCTGGTATTACAGCTCCCGGGGCCGGGGCTCGCTCCTCCACGATCCCGGGCTGGACGGCCTCATCGCCCGCTCCCTGTCGACCCTGGACCCCGGCGAGCGGGAACGGCTTTACCACGAGATCCAGGCCCGGATCATGGAGATCCTGCCCGGCGCCTACCTCTACCACCCGGCCAGGGTGACGGTCGTCCGCGCCGATGTCGAAGGCTGGGAGTCCGCCGGGACCATGGATCCCCTTCGGTTCCTCTGGAAGGTCTCCCGGCGGGGCGGGAGGTGA
- a CDS encoding nitrogenase component 1: MTGLRITMPQPTDYLGTVWALAGVEGLRVIGHGASGCTFYDFIGLRDLQPAGWPPPLFSTGLEEAGVVLGGEERLAEAVRQVDRLDRPEVIALVNVTVGGLIGADPEAVARELQPHVGAKLLGFGGGGYRGPYTLGESEALAALAAEVVQRAPLGGEEQGPLVNLIGATWEMFNWASDRAELERLLGLLGVRVGTVLAAGTSVAALRRAGGAHLNLVVRDVGLEAAEILRQRFGTPYLYGLPFGASDTRRWLEEVAGALGIGGRARDAVERDLRRYRVDFRTLSPWRDVHHDLRVAICTPYDYALGLTRLLSGEWGLPVALVVLPVPPLGPGPDPAGEAVRRLQEAGAARVLVAPDEQELATALTRLEPHVLLGSSDDERLAPHVPVRVRAALPSWDQLHFHDGTPFVGPRGARYVAQVLAGGMLTARATGRWPD, translated from the coding sequence GTGACGGGCCTCCGGATCACGATGCCCCAGCCCACGGATTACCTGGGCACCGTCTGGGCGCTTGCAGGCGTGGAAGGCCTCCGCGTCATCGGTCACGGGGCGTCGGGGTGCACGTTCTACGACTTCATCGGCCTCCGGGACCTGCAGCCGGCGGGTTGGCCGCCGCCCCTCTTCTCGACCGGGCTCGAGGAGGCCGGCGTCGTCCTCGGCGGCGAGGAGCGCCTGGCCGAGGCCGTGCGGCAGGTCGACCGGCTTGACCGCCCGGAGGTCATCGCCCTGGTGAACGTCACTGTCGGGGGCCTCATCGGGGCCGATCCGGAGGCGGTTGCCCGGGAGCTGCAACCTCACGTGGGGGCGAAGCTCCTGGGCTTCGGCGGCGGCGGGTACCGCGGGCCCTACACCCTCGGCGAGTCCGAGGCACTGGCGGCGCTGGCGGCAGAGGTGGTCCAGCGCGCGCCTCTCGGCGGTGAGGAGCAGGGGCCCCTGGTGAATCTCATCGGAGCAACGTGGGAGATGTTCAACTGGGCGTCCGATCGCGCCGAGCTGGAGCGGCTGCTTGGTCTCCTGGGGGTGCGGGTGGGGACCGTCCTGGCTGCCGGCACCTCGGTCGCGGCGCTGCGCCGCGCCGGTGGCGCGCACCTCAACCTGGTCGTGCGGGACGTGGGCCTGGAAGCCGCGGAGATCCTCAGGCAGCGGTTTGGCACCCCGTACCTGTACGGCCTGCCCTTCGGTGCGTCGGACACGCGCCGCTGGCTGGAAGAGGTCGCGGGCGCGCTGGGGATCGGCGGGCGAGCCCGGGACGCGGTGGAAAGGGATCTGCGCCGTTACCGGGTCGACTTCCGCACGCTCTCTCCGTGGCGAGACGTCCATCACGACCTGCGGGTGGCCATCTGCACGCCGTACGACTACGCTCTGGGTCTCACCCGGCTCCTGTCGGGCGAATGGGGCCTACCCGTGGCGCTCGTCGTCCTGCCCGTACCGCCCCTGGGGCCGGGACCGGACCCTGCGGGTGAGGCCGTGCGAAGGCTTCAGGAGGCAGGCGCCGCCCGGGTGCTGGTGGCCCCCGACGAGCAGGAGCTGGCGACAGCCCTGACCCGTCTGGAGCCGCACGTCCTCCTGGGCAGCAGCGACGACGAGCGGCTGGCTCCGCACGTCCCGGTGCGGGTGCGCGCGGCGCTGCCGTCGTGGGACCAACTGCACTTCCACGACGGCACACCGTTCGTGGGCCCACGCGGCGCACGCTACGTGGCACAGGTACTCGCAGGCGGTATGCTCACCGCCCGGGCAACGGGTCGGTGGCCGGACTGA
- a CDS encoding nitrogenase component 1, producing the protein MHDRTGEFGRAGSWPVQAGPKGAHGVPEEAVPEADVLRYFRRLRAIETIEDLPVPEGAESPGAHCGLFEAALTAPLIRGSRTLLIGPAACLHHAGSLHQSGSRGLAAAPSGLLFLCMEPDDAVFGIDSKIVEAVLEADRRFQPDALFLVSTCVPEMAGTDLDALAAELAPRVRARLLVVRTDGFSARHQQQGLRRVLASLVGLMGPVPPEPRSVNVLGLRAEGARHTELVRALEDAGVRVLSTVPAATTVEALARCPSAALNVVVEDYALDLAREMEARFGVPYVEVGFPLAPDRVDEAYAQLEDALGVALRPLVAVAREAAGQAMARSRAAAQGRRAAVAAFAGGPLGAARFLAELGAEPAVVLASRFSRQDARERVVLLASGHDPLVGRTQGTGQMVPLLRSLGVDLYAGHGDRYALARLGIGQVHPDPPRARWGYEATRWAAEMVGAAMGGKPR; encoded by the coding sequence GTGCACGACCGGACAGGGGAGTTCGGCCGCGCTGGCTCATGGCCCGTTCAGGCCGGTCCGAAAGGAGCGCACGGGGTACCGGAAGAGGCAGTTCCAGAGGCGGATGTCCTCCGGTATTTTCGACGCCTCCGTGCGATCGAGACCATCGAAGACCTTCCCGTCCCGGAGGGGGCCGAATCCCCCGGGGCCCACTGTGGCCTGTTCGAGGCAGCCCTGACGGCGCCGCTCATCCGCGGGAGCCGGACCCTCCTCATCGGGCCAGCCGCCTGCCTCCACCACGCCGGCAGCCTGCACCAGTCCGGCAGCCGGGGGTTGGCCGCCGCTCCTTCCGGCCTGCTCTTCCTGTGCATGGAGCCGGACGATGCGGTCTTCGGGATCGACAGCAAGATCGTCGAAGCGGTCCTGGAGGCCGACCGCCGCTTCCAGCCCGACGCCCTGTTCCTCGTCAGCACCTGCGTGCCGGAGATGGCCGGGACGGACCTGGATGCCCTCGCCGCCGAACTGGCGCCCCGGGTCCGGGCCCGGCTGCTCGTCGTCCGCACGGACGGCTTCAGTGCGCGCCACCAGCAGCAGGGCCTGCGCCGGGTGCTGGCCTCGCTGGTCGGGCTCATGGGGCCGGTGCCCCCGGAGCCGCGGAGCGTGAACGTCCTCGGCCTGCGGGCGGAGGGCGCAAGGCACACCGAACTCGTGAGAGCCCTCGAGGACGCCGGAGTCCGGGTGCTGAGCACCGTGCCCGCCGCCACCACGGTCGAGGCACTCGCGCGGTGCCCCTCGGCCGCCCTGAACGTCGTCGTGGAGGATTACGCCCTGGACCTCGCCCGGGAGATGGAGGCCCGGTTCGGCGTGCCGTACGTCGAGGTGGGGTTCCCGCTCGCCCCGGATCGGGTCGACGAGGCGTATGCACAGCTGGAGGATGCCCTGGGTGTGGCCCTGAGGCCCCTCGTGGCGGTAGCGCGGGAGGCGGCCGGGCAGGCGATGGCCCGCTCCCGGGCGGCCGCGCAGGGCCGGCGTGCTGCGGTGGCGGCCTTCGCCGGCGGCCCCCTCGGTGCGGCCCGCTTTCTCGCCGAGCTTGGGGCTGAGCCCGCCGTGGTCCTGGCAAGCCGGTTCTCCCGGCAGGATGCCCGGGAGCGTGTGGTCCTGCTGGCTTCTGGCCACGATCCCCTGGTAGGACGGACCCAGGGCACGGGCCAGATGGTGCCGCTCCTGCGATCACTGGGCGTCGACCTCTACGCCGGCCACGGCGACCGGTACGCCCTGGCCCGCCTGGGCATCGGCCAGGTCCATCCCGACCCGCCCCGGGCCCGCTGGGGCTACGAGGCCACCCGGTGGGCTGCGGAGATGGTGGGGGCGGCCATGGGGGGGAAACCCCGGTGA
- a CDS encoding c-type cytochrome yields the protein MEKTKTKLGALFPAGPTRGLAAALLLGLVLPAAGCGGGGGAKAGGDHGAHATSLGGDAARGKQVYMNTCASCHGPNAEGMPGLGKSWVTSEFIASQTDQQLLEFIKKGRPATDPANTTKVDMPPKGGNPALTDEDLINVIAFMRTVNKVNK from the coding sequence ATGGAGAAAACGAAGACAAAGCTTGGCGCCCTCTTTCCCGCCGGACCGACCCGGGGGCTCGCAGCCGCCTTGCTCCTCGGGCTCGTCCTGCCGGCAGCCGGCTGTGGAGGCGGCGGTGGCGCCAAGGCGGGCGGCGACCACGGCGCGCACGCCACCTCGCTGGGCGGCGACGCGGCCAGGGGCAAGCAGGTCTACATGAACACGTGCGCCTCGTGCCACGGGCCCAACGCCGAGGGCATGCCCGGGCTGGGCAAGAGCTGGGTGACCAGCGAGTTCATCGCCAGCCAGACCGACCAGCAACTGCTGGAGTTCATCAAGAAGGGCCGCCCGGCGACCGACCCCGCCAACACCACCAAGGTCGACATGCCCCCGAAGGGAGGCAACCCGGCTCTGACCGACGAGGATCTCATCAACGTGATTGCCTTCATGCGGACCGTCAATAAGGTGAACAAGTAA